A genome region from Brassica oleracea var. oleracea cultivar TO1000 chromosome C2, BOL, whole genome shotgun sequence includes the following:
- the LOC106322759 gene encoding uncharacterized protein LOC106322759 — protein sequence MASSSLLLLAIIVSSLSTIAARPCKTFLISSYSLSITPENPNLESQSDLPSPRFVTVFTIRRLYPHPIVPFFVNRRHGFLPSAAENPQIREDPPQLPFSENIKDRASDILSVVVGLLFGVGCGALTAATMYLVWALVVNRHGYDDFEEDDFENEESDAASLKKLGYVKIPDPAPVKEAA from the coding sequence ATGGCATCCTCTTCCCTCCTCCTCCTCGCGATCATCGTCTCTTCCCTTTCAACCATCGCCGCTCGTCCTTGCAAAACCTTCCTCATCTCCTCCTATTCCCTCTCAATAACCCCAGAAAACCCTAACCTCGAATCCCAATCCGATCTCCCCTCCCCTCGATTCGTCACCGTCTTCACGATCCGCCGTCTTTATCCCCACCCAATCGTCCCTTTCTTCGTCAATCGCCGTCACGGGTTCCTCCCTTCCGCCGCCGAGAATCCTCAGATCCGAGAGGATCCCCCTCAATTACCCTTCTCCGAGAACATCAAGGACCGCGCCAGTGACATCCTTAGCGTCGTGGTTGGTCTCTTGTTCGGCGTCGGATGCGGTGCCCTAACCGCAGCTACCATGTACCTCGTTTGGGCTCTCGTCGTGAACCGCCACGGATACGACGATTTCGAGGAAGATGATTTCGAGAACGAGGAATCGGATGCGGCTAGCTTGAAGAAGTTGGGCTACGTCAAGATCCCTGATCCAGCTCCTGTGAAGGAAGCTGCTTAA
- the LOC106323534 gene encoding putative nuclease HARBI1, translated as MSSSESDGVDEAVEEWFDEEFDNIVNSLVDVQAKKPKRRAYIERDREQGHNLLWNDYFKENPTYQPEMFRRRFRMNKPLFLRIVDALTNEVPYFQQRRNAHGRYGLSTLQKCTAAIRMLAYGQSGDTYDEYLRLGESTALLCLDNFTNAIIQLFGDEYLRRPTADDLQRLLDIGELRGFPGMVGSIDCMHWEWKNCPTAWRGQYTRGSGKPTIILEAVASQDLWIWHAFFGLPGTLNDINVLDRSPVFDDILQGRAPKVNFKVNNHNYRMAYYLTDGIYPKWSTFIQSISLPQTPRAQLFAQHQEAVRKDVERAFGVLQARFAIVKNPALIWDKEKIGRIMRCCVILHNMIVEDERDRFTQYDTDVFESGESSRSSEVDVVSSTESLSNVGQMRGIRNQIRDQQIHHRLKADLVENIWQMFGNQDE; from the coding sequence ATGTCGTCATCAGAGTCAGATGGCGTAGATGAAGCTGTTGAAGAATGGTTCGATGAAGAATTTGATAATATTGTCAACTCCCTAGTTGATGTTCAAGCCAAAAAACCAAAGAGACGAGCTTATATCGAAAGAGATCGGGAACAAGGACACAATCTACTATGGAACGACTATTTCAAGGAAAATCCCACTTACCAACCGGAAATGTTTAGGCGGCGTTTTCGAATGAACAAGCCATTGTTCCTTCGCATAGTGGATGCTCTAACAAATGAAGTTCCATACTTTCAGCAAAGAAGAAATGCCCATGGAAGATACGGACTATCTACACTTCAGAAGTGTACAGCAGCTATACGTATGCTGGCGTATGGTCAATCAGGAGATACGTATGACGAATATCTCCGACTAGGTGAAAGTACTGCACTTTTATGTTTGGACAATTTCACTAATGCGATAATACAATTATTTGGAGATGAGTATCTAAGAAGACCTACAGCTGATGATCTTCAACGACTACTGGATATTGGAGAGTTACGCGGGTTTCCGGGAATGGTAGGCAGCATCGACTGTATGCATTGGGAGTGGAAAAATTGCCCAACAGCTTGGAGAGGACAGTACACACGAGGTTCAGGAAAGCCGACAATTATCTTAGAGGCGGTGGCATCACAAGACTTGTGGATATGGCATGCATTTTTCGGACTTCCAGGTACCCTAAATGATATTAATGTTCTGGATCGGTCACCAGTTTTTGATGACATTTTACAAGGTCGAGCTCCTAAAGTTAATTTCAAGGTCAACAACCACAATTATCGTATGGCGTACTATCTTACCGATGGAATTTATCCGAAATGGTCAACATTTATCCAATCAATCTCACTTCCTCAAACTCCAAGAGCACAGCTATTTGCTCAACATCAAGAAGCCGTAAGAAAAGATGTCGAACGTGCTTTCGGAGTATTGCAAGCGAGGTTTGCAATAGTTAAAAACCCAGCACTAATATGGGACAAGGAAAAGATAGGAAGGATTATGAGATGTTGTGTCATACTGCACAACATGATAGTAGAGGACGAACGAGACAGATTCACTCAGTATGATACAGATGTATTCGAATCAGGAGAATCAAGCAGAAGTTCCGAGGTTGATGTCGTCTCCTCTACGGAAAGCCTTTCTAATGTCGGTCAAATGCGTGGCATTCGCAATCAAATTCGGGATCAACAGATACATCACCGTCTGAAAGCTGATCTAGTTGAAAATATATGGCAAATGTTCGGTAATCAAGATGAATAA
- the LOC106323535 gene encoding glutathione S-transferase T3-like codes for MDPFSLNSPGSSRVPKPVERKKWTPQEDIVLISAWLNTSKDPIVSNQQKLVSFWRRIEEYFNSSPLLTGSSGREWSTCKQRWGRLNSEVCKFVGSYEAALKEQASGQNENDVMKAAHDIFFNDYTGKFTLEHAWRELRFDQKWRSTYLTTDGAKEKRKEATETVPDSEEEVRPPGVKACKAAAKRKKHGNEAAYDRLQTILDMKQNISKQKLLDRLLSKKRYSN; via the coding sequence ATGGATCCGTTTTCCCTTAATTCTCCCGGGTCTTCTCGTGTTCCCAAACCGGTTGAAAGGAAAAAGTGGACACCACAAGAAGATATAGTCCTCATCAGTGCTTGGTTAAACACCAGCAAAGATCCCATAGTTAGTAACCAGCAGAAGTTAGTGTCTTTTTGGAGAAGAATTGAGGAATATTTCAATTCAAGCCCTCTGCTAACAGGCTCTTCTGGAAGAGAGTGGAGTACATGTAAGCAGAGGTGGGGAAGGCTAAATTCCGAGGTTTGTAAGTTTGTGGGAAGCTATGAGGCCGCTTTGAAGGAGCAAGCTAGTGGCCAAAATGAGAACGATGTCATGAAGGCTGCCCATGACATCTTCTTCAACGACTACACGGGCAAGTTCACACTTGAACATGCGTGGAGGGAGCTGCGGTTCGATCAAAAGTGGAGGTCAACTTATTTAACAACAGATGGTGCAAAGGAGAAAAGGAAGGAAGCTACAGAGACGGTGCCTGACTCGGAAGAAGAGGTTAGACCACCTGGTGTTAAGGCTTGCAAAGCAGCCGCCAAACGCAAGAAGCATGGGAATGAAGCAGCGTATGATCGACTACAAACCATTCTAGACATGAAACAGAACATATCCAAACAGAAACTACTAGATCGTCTCCTCTCAAAAAAAAGATACTCTAACTGA
- the LOC106325031 gene encoding microsomal glutathione S-transferase 3, which yields MALTEFLPNEYGYVALVLAFYCFLNLWMGAQVGMARKRYNVPYPTLYAIESENKNAKLFNCVQRGHQNSLEMMPMYFVLMILGGMKHPCICAGLGLLYNITRFFYFKGYSTGDPMKRLTIGKYGFLGLLGLMICTISFGVSLIRG from the exons ATGGCCCTCACCGAATTCCTACCTAACGAGTACGGATATGTGGCTCTCGTCCTCGCCTTCTACTGCTTCCTCAACCTCTGGATGGGAGCTCAAGTCGGCATGGCCCGCAAAAG GTACAATGTGCCGTATCCAACTCTATACGCTATAGAATCAGAAAACAAAAATGCTAAACTCTTCAACTGCGTTCAG AGGGGTCATCAAAACTCTCTGGAGATGATGCCAATGTACTTCGTACTGATGATCCTTGGTGGAATGAAACACCCTTGCATCTGCGCTGGTTTGGGTTTGCTCTACAATATCACTCGATTCTTCTACTTTAAAGGCTACTCTACTGGAGATCCAATGAAACGCCTCACCATCGG GAAATACGGTTTCTTGGGATTGCTTGGTCTCATGATCTGCACCATCTCATTTGGAGTTAGTCTGATCCGTGGTTAA
- the LOC106318716 gene encoding probable polyamine oxidase 4 has product MNKKISFTDELPDGTISALLQKQNNVVQPCVIVIGSGISGLAAARSLSEASFNVIVLESRDRIGGRIHTDYSFGCPVDMGASWLHGVSNDNPLAPIIRRLGLTLYRTSGDDSILYDHDLESYGLYDMHGNKIPPQLVTQVGDAFKRILEETEKIRDETANDMSVLQGISIVLDRHPELRQEGIAYEVLQWYICRMEAWFAVDANLISLKCWDQDECLSGGHGLMVQGYEPVIRTIAKDIDIRLNHRVTKVSRTSNNKVIVEAEGGTNFVADAVIITVPIGVLKANLIQFEPELPQWKTSAISDLGVGNENKIALRFENVFWPNVEFLGMVAPTSYSCGYFLNLHKATGHPVLVYMAAGNLAKDLEKLSDEATANFVMLQLKKMFPDAPDPAQYLVTRWGTDPDTLGCYAYDVVGMPEDLYARLGEPVDNIFFGGEAVNVEHQGSAHGAFLAGVSASQNCQRYIFERLGAWEKLKLVSLMRNCDILETGTVPLQISRM; this is encoded by the exons ATGAATAAGAAGATTTCGTTTACCGATGAGCTTCCTGATG GCACAATCTCAGCGCTTCTCCAGAAGCAGAACAATGTGGTGCAGCCTTGTGTGATCGTGATAGGCAGTGGCATATCAGGTCTGGCTGCTGCTAGGAGCCTCTCTGAAGCTTCTTTTAACGTGATTGTTCTCGAATCACGTGATAGGATTGGTGGTCGCATCCATACCGATTACTCCTTTGGTTGTCCTGTTGATATGGGAGCTTCTTG GTTACATGGAGTCTCCAACGACAACCCCTTGGCTCCTATTATACGCCGTCTAGGGCTCACTCTATACCGAACTAGCGGGGATGACTCCATCTTGTATGACCATGATCTCGAAAG TTATGGACTTTATGACATGCACGGGAATAAAATTCCGCCGCAGTTGGTCACTCAAGTTGGAGATGCATTCAAGAGAATTCTCGAAGAG ACGGAGAAAATAAGGGATGAAACTGCCAATGACATGTCAGTTCTTCAAGGAATATCCATCGTCTTGGATAGACATCCAGAACTAAGGCAAGAAGGAATTGCCTACGAAGTTTTGCAATGGTACATATGTAGGATGGAAGCATGGTTTGCTGTAGATGCGAATTTGATATCGCTCAAATGTTGGGATCAG GATGAATGTCTTTCCGGTGGCCATGGTCTAATGGTGCAGGGTTATGAGCCAGTGATCAGAACAATTGCAAAAGACATTGATATTCGCTTGAACCACAG GGTTACTAAAGTGTCAAGAACATCTAATAACAAGGTTATAGTGGAAGCTGAAGGGGGAACCAACTTCGTTGCTGATGCTGTGATCATCACTGTGCCCATCGGTGTTCTCAAGGCAAACCTGATTCAGTTTGAGCCGGAGCTCCCACAATGGAAGACCTCTGCGATATCTGATCTTGGAGTAGGCAACGAGAATAAGATTGCCCTGAGATTTGAAAACGTGTTTTGGCCCAATGTGGAGTTCCTGGGGATGGTTGCACCAACTTCTTACTCCTGTGGCTATTTTCTGAATCTTCACAAAGCAACAGGCCATCCTGTGCTTGTTTATATGGCTGCAGGAAACCTCGCTAAGGACCTTGAAAAGCTATCCGATGAGGCTACTGCAAATTTCGTAATGCTGCAACTTAAGAAAATGTTTCCAGACGCACCTGACCCG GCTCAGTATCTTGTGACACGGTGGGGAACGGATCCAGACACATTGGGTTGTTACGCATATGACGTAGTTGGGATGCCGGAAGATCTATACGCGAGGCTAGGAGAGCCGGTTGATAACATATTCTTTGGAGGAGAAGCTGTGAACGTCGAGCATCAAGGGTCTGCTCACGGAGCCTTCTTAGCCGGAGTCTCAGCCTCTCAAAATTGTCAGAGGTATATCTTCGAGAGACTCGGGGCTTGGGAGAAACTCAAACTTGTTTCTCTTATGAGGAACTGTGATATACTTGAAACTGGAACTGTTCCTCTCCAGATCTCCAGGATGTAA